A region of Thermostichus vulcanus str. 'Rupite' DNA encodes the following proteins:
- the nth gene encoding endonuclease III gives MASKRTLRQRAVEILTRLKRHYPDSTCALRYETPLQLLVATILSAQCTDERVNRVTPELFRRFPDAQALATAPREEIESLIHSTGFYRNKAKHIQGACQKILTDFGGELPRTMPELLTLPGVARKTANVVLAHAFGIHAGVTVDTHVKRLSRRLGLTEHEDPVRIEKDLMQLLPQADWENWSIRLIDHGRAICDARKPLCEQCFLADLCPTAALLQPARSKTKTQVSPQLT, from the coding sequence CTGAAGCGGCACTATCCCGACTCCACCTGTGCCCTCCGGTACGAAACACCGCTACAACTGTTGGTGGCTACTATCCTCTCCGCCCAATGTACGGATGAGCGGGTGAACCGCGTCACACCGGAATTGTTTCGGCGGTTTCCTGATGCCCAGGCCCTAGCAACGGCCCCACGGGAGGAGATCGAGTCTTTGATCCACTCCACTGGTTTTTACCGCAACAAAGCCAAACACATTCAAGGGGCTTGCCAGAAGATCCTGACGGATTTTGGCGGTGAGCTGCCGCGCACGATGCCGGAACTGCTCACCCTACCGGGGGTGGCCCGGAAAACCGCCAATGTGGTGTTGGCCCATGCCTTTGGTATCCATGCTGGGGTGACGGTCGATACCCATGTCAAGCGCCTCAGCCGCCGCCTGGGCCTGACGGAGCATGAGGATCCTGTGCGGATTGAAAAGGATCTGATGCAGTTGTTGCCACAGGCGGATTGGGAAAACTGGTCGATTCGGTTGATCGATCACGGGCGGGCGATCTGTGATGCCCGTAAGCCTCTGTGTGAGCAATGTTTTCTGGCGGATCTTTGTCCTACTGCTGCCCTGCTTCAGCCAGCGCGCAGCAAGACGAAAACCCAAGTTTCCCCTCAGTTGACCTAG